Proteins co-encoded in one Flavivirga eckloniae genomic window:
- a CDS encoding porin family protein — MKKILLLAILFSFSFYGFSQDVKYGIRGGLNISNLDFDTNLGVENKHRNSFYIGAFANIGLSKTIALVPELQFSAEGGNEETLHLDYIQAPVLLKFRLSEKIYLGAGPQVGIKVHKEDDRARNFAYSGVIGLEYKINYAIFADVRYTRGLSNVFDDDVLVEAKNSNIQIGVGYKF; from the coding sequence ATGAAAAAAATATTACTATTAGCAATCTTATTTAGTTTTTCTTTTTACGGCTTTTCGCAAGACGTAAAGTACGGAATAAGAGGCGGTTTAAATATTTCAAATTTAGATTTCGATACTAACCTAGGTGTTGAAAATAAACATAGAAACAGTTTTTATATTGGTGCTTTTGCAAATATTGGTTTATCTAAAACCATTGCTTTAGTACCAGAGTTGCAGTTTTCTGCCGAAGGTGGAAATGAAGAGACTTTACACTTGGATTATATTCAGGCACCTGTGTTATTAAAATTTAGATTAAGTGAAAAGATTTATTTAGGAGCTGGTCCACAAGTGGGGATTAAAGTACACAAAGAAGATGATCGTGCAAGGAACTTCGCTTATTCTGGTGTTATTGGTTTAGAATATAAAATTAACTATGCCATCTTTGCAGATGTAAGGTATACTAGAGGCTTATCGAACGTGTTTGATGATGATGTACTAGTTGAAGCTAAAAATTCGAATATACAAATTGGTGTGGGTTATAAGTTTTAA
- a CDS encoding Ppx/GppA phosphatase family protein: MLTIKKYAAIDIGSNAVRLLISNIIEQKGRPVQFKKNSLVRVPIRLGADVFVEDKISEENKERIVDTMTAFKLLMKSHKVVKYKACATSAMRESKNGKQVVDLVLKEAGISIDIIEGKEEAAIIAATDLHKYIDDNKTYLYVDVGGGSTEFTVIDRGVQVASKSFKIGTVRLLNDIVKKESWIDLESWIWKHARHYHKIEVIGSGGNINKIFKISGKALGKPLSYFYLTSYYNKLQSYSYEERITELGLNQDRADVIIPAMRIYLSSMKWSGAKNIYVPKIGLADGIIKSIYYDTVSSNTQ, from the coding sequence ATGCTTACAATAAAAAAATATGCAGCTATAGATATTGGGTCTAATGCTGTAAGATTACTTATTTCAAATATTATAGAACAGAAGGGGAGACCTGTACAATTCAAAAAAAATTCATTGGTTCGTGTGCCTATTCGTTTAGGGGCCGATGTGTTTGTAGAAGATAAGATTTCTGAAGAGAATAAAGAGCGCATTGTGGATACTATGACGGCGTTTAAATTGTTAATGAAGTCTCATAAGGTGGTGAAATATAAGGCGTGTGCTACATCGGCTATGAGGGAATCTAAAAATGGCAAACAGGTAGTTGATTTAGTTTTAAAAGAGGCCGGAATAAGTATCGATATTATTGAAGGAAAAGAAGAAGCTGCAATAATAGCTGCGACCGATTTGCATAAGTATATAGATGACAATAAGACGTATTTATATGTCGATGTTGGGGGTGGTAGTACTGAATTTACTGTCATTGATAGAGGCGTACAGGTAGCTTCAAAATCTTTTAAAATAGGTACGGTTAGGTTGCTTAACGATATCGTTAAAAAGGAATCTTGGATAGATTTGGAGTCCTGGATATGGAAGCATGCGAGGCATTATCATAAAATTGAAGTTATAGGCTCTGGAGGAAACATTAATAAAATATTTAAAATATCTGGCAAGGCCCTCGGGAAACCGCTTTCGTATTTTTATTTAACCAGCTATTATAACAAACTTCAGAGTTATTCTTATGAGGAACGTATTACTGAGTTGGGTTTAAATCAAGATAGGGCCGATGTTATTATTCCTGCTATGCGGATCTATCTTTCTTCAATGAAATGGAGCGGCGCGAAGAATATTTATGTGCCAAAAATAGGTTTAGCAGACGGTATTATTAAAAGTATCTATTACGATACTGTTTCTAGCAATACACAGTAA
- the dnaX gene encoding DNA polymerase III subunit gamma/tau, translating to MEHFVVSARKYRPQTFKDVVGQQAITNTLLNAIDNNHLAQALLFTGPRGVGKTTCARILAKMINSDDSESNDEDFAFNIFELDAASNNSVDDIRSLTDQVRIPPQVGKYKVYIIDEVHMLSQAAFNAFLKTLEEPPKHCIFILATTEKHKIIPTILSRCQIFDFKRITVKDAKEYLKYIAEEQGITADDDALHIIAQKADGAMRDALSIFDRVVSFSGKNLTRQAVTENLNVLDYETYFTSTDLILENKIPELLLQFNSTLSKGFDGHHYIAGLASHFRDLLVSKTQETIELLEVGDQTKTKYLEQSKKASQDFLLRGINLANDCDLKYKTSKNQRLLVELCLMQLASITFDGEKKNSRHYIIPASYFKKKGITPIPVTTPEQKQNNDGTSPVKEENKGAPVKNYATNTSEAFQVNEPPKILLKKETKRASGLSLSSIKAKKEHLIKQMDVVIDEEDLPKEDFTEKELITVWNTYTEKIRKNGKHNLASILDIDTPKVKGTTVYLEYPNATNKVEVERNQYDLLAFVRKSLNNFDISLSISINEVMEKKYAYTTAEKFEKLKEKNPNIDLLRKTFDLDI from the coding sequence TTGGAACACTTTGTAGTATCGGCTAGAAAATATAGACCACAAACATTTAAGGATGTTGTGGGGCAGCAGGCTATTACAAATACCCTATTGAATGCTATTGATAACAATCATTTAGCTCAAGCTTTATTGTTTACTGGACCTCGTGGTGTTGGTAAAACAACTTGCGCACGTATTCTTGCTAAAATGATTAATAGCGATGATTCCGAATCCAACGACGAAGATTTTGCTTTCAATATTTTTGAGCTCGATGCCGCTTCGAACAATTCTGTTGATGACATAAGAAGTTTAACAGATCAGGTTCGTATTCCGCCTCAAGTTGGAAAATACAAGGTTTATATTATTGACGAGGTTCATATGCTATCGCAGGCCGCTTTCAATGCATTTCTTAAAACATTAGAAGAGCCACCAAAGCACTGTATATTTATCTTAGCGACTACAGAAAAGCATAAAATTATTCCAACTATTTTGTCGCGCTGCCAGATTTTTGATTTCAAGCGCATTACGGTAAAAGATGCTAAGGAATATTTAAAATACATCGCCGAAGAGCAAGGTATAACTGCAGATGATGATGCTTTACACATCATAGCTCAAAAAGCAGACGGTGCTATGCGAGATGCACTGTCTATTTTCGATCGTGTAGTAAGCTTTTCGGGTAAAAATTTAACCAGACAGGCCGTTACAGAAAACCTAAACGTACTTGACTACGAAACCTATTTTACAAGTACCGATTTAATTTTGGAAAATAAAATTCCAGAATTGTTGCTACAGTTTAATAGTACGCTGTCTAAAGGGTTCGACGGTCACCATTACATTGCAGGGTTGGCATCACACTTTAGAGACCTTCTGGTAAGCAAAACACAAGAAACTATCGAACTGCTTGAAGTAGGCGATCAAACCAAAACCAAATATTTGGAGCAATCTAAAAAAGCCTCTCAAGACTTTTTACTTCGTGGTATAAACCTAGCAAACGATTGCGATCTCAAATATAAAACCAGTAAAAATCAACGTTTACTCGTTGAATTATGCCTAATGCAGCTTGCCTCTATCACTTTTGATGGAGAAAAAAAAAATAGCAGACATTACATAATTCCAGCGTCCTACTTCAAAAAGAAGGGCATCACTCCCATTCCAGTAACAACACCAGAACAAAAGCAAAATAATGACGGGACTTCCCCTGTAAAGGAAGAAAACAAAGGTGCTCCTGTAAAAAACTATGCAACTAATACTTCAGAAGCTTTTCAGGTAAACGAACCTCCAAAAATCCTTCTAAAGAAAGAAACCAAACGAGCTTCCGGGCTATCTTTAAGCAGTATAAAAGCAAAAAAAGAACATCTCATAAAACAAATGGATGTTGTTATTGATGAAGAAGATCTACCTAAAGAAGATTTTACAGAAAAGGAACTCATCACAGTTTGGAATACCTATACCGAAAAAATACGTAAAAATGGAAAGCATAATTTAGCTTCTATTTTAGATATAGATACACCTAAAGTAAAAGGTACTACGGTTTATTTAGAGTACCCTAATGCTACAAACAAGGTTGAAGTAGAGCGTAATCAATATGATCTTTTAGCCTTTGTTAGAAAGTCTCTAAACAATTTCGATATTAGTTTATCAATTAGTATAAATGAGGTCATGGAAAAGAAGTATGCCTACACTACGGCAGAGAAATTCGAGAAATTGAAAGAGAAAAACCCTAATATTGATCTTCTTAGAAAAACTTTCGATTTAGACATATAA
- the miaE gene encoding tRNA-(ms[2]io[6]A)-hydroxylase, with product MLGLKLPTDPRWVNIVEKNIEEILTDHAFCEQKATSTAISLIVSFPEYTELVQEMTALVKEEMSHFKMVHDKIIERGWVLGRDRKDDYVIQLVKFFPKGGSRTTQLVHRLLYAALIEARSCERFRLLSEELKDKELATFYRNLMVSEANHYTMFLGFARKYGDKKEVDTKWQQLLEYEAEIMSNLGKKETVHG from the coding sequence ATGCTAGGACTAAAACTTCCAACAGATCCACGTTGGGTTAATATTGTAGAAAAAAACATTGAAGAAATACTTACCGATCATGCTTTTTGCGAACAAAAAGCAACCAGTACAGCTATTTCATTAATTGTAAGCTTTCCTGAGTATACCGAATTGGTACAGGAAATGACAGCCTTGGTAAAAGAAGAAATGAGCCATTTTAAAATGGTACATGATAAAATAATTGAACGCGGTTGGGTTCTTGGACGCGACAGGAAAGACGACTATGTCATACAACTTGTAAAATTCTTTCCAAAAGGTGGTAGTAGAACCACGCAATTAGTACACCGTCTGCTTTATGCTGCATTAATTGAAGCACGAAGCTGCGAACGCTTTAGATTACTTTCCGAAGAACTTAAAGACAAAGAACTAGCCACATTTTACAGAAACCTAATGGTTAGCGAAGCCAACCACTACACCATGTTTTTGGGTTTTGCCCGCAAATATGGAGATAAAAAAGAGGTCGATACCAAATGGCAACAACTTCTTGAATATGAAGCAGAGATTATGTCTAACTTAGGAAAAAAGGAAACTGTGCACGGTTAA